A stretch of DNA from Rattus rattus isolate New Zealand chromosome 1, Rrattus_CSIRO_v1, whole genome shotgun sequence:
CAGTGTTGGCGACATCATGACTTCCAGGCAAGCCTGACCTAcatgagagcttgtctcaaataATCCTCCCCAgcaacaggaggaaaaggaagttaATAGAAGGCTGCTTAGACCCCAGAATGgcggggggtttttttgtttttgttttttttttcttttcttttttttcggagctggggaccgaacccagggccttgcacttgctaggcaagcgctctaccactgagctaaatccccaacccctccagaaTGGCGTTTTAATATTACACTTAGGAGCTGTTGTGGAGGATCGAAAGAGGCTTGATAAATGTGTTCTGAAGGGATACAAAGTCAAAGGCGGGGGACCTCAGAAAATTAGGCACCCTGGGGTACACGGTGCTGCAGGGCCTGGTGGTAGGTGAGGCTAGACAACTGGGCAAGACACAAGGACTATGCCTGGACATCTCCAGGAGACCAAGagccacctgaggacccagaacattccagaaggaaAGAATTAGCTGAACGTCCCAAGGGTGAGAGCACCCTGGGGGGGCCTTGGAAGGCTGAGGGAAACCTCACCTAGAGGTGGACTTTGGGGAGAGGCTGTGTTGGGTGTGTTCTACTAGTGACTTCTTCTCTCCTCCGGCCAGTGCGTGACCGTGTTCGGACGAAGATGGAAAGAGACATCCTAGCTGACGTGAACCACCCCTTCGTAGTGAAACTGCACTATGGTGAGACCCCAGACCCTGCCCAAGTGCCACTCGTCCCCTCAACGTCCACCCTCACCTACAGCCTGCTGCCTTCCTTGTCCCTTGTCCAACTTCTCACGGGCCTGGCCAAGGAGCTCAGAGTAGAGGCATTTGTCACAAGCTGACACTGGCCCAGCTGATCCCACAttggcttcctccttcctctcttagcCTTCCAGACTGAGGGCAAGCTCTATCTTATTCTGGACTTCCTGCGTGGCGGAGACCTGTTCACACGGCTCTCAAAGGAGGTAAGCTAGCATCCCACCGCTGGGGACGTGACCGAGAGTCCCATCCTGGGCCTGTGAGGAACACTGTTATTGTGGTGCGGCCTGGAACTTCCCGGCTCTGACAGTCGAGAAATGCCACCTACCTCTGAGAGTTTCTCTCAGGATGGGCTGAGGATGAACGGGGCCTAAAGGTGACACTGCTGTGATTTCCAGTTGCCCATCCCTCAAATGCTTGAGATAGACCGTGTGCTGGCCGAGGGGAAGAGGTCCAAACCCACCCAGGAAGCTAAAGACTTTAAGGTCCTTGTCATGTTGTtcatataaaaaaatacaatacagGCCTCCActgccacaggaaaaaaaatacaaaggaccCAGTAGAAAAGGATCTGAACCGCATTTCTAAAAACCAAGATCATTAATACAATCCAACCGTGGGAGAGAAGCAAGCTTGGCCAGGCATTGTGGCACGGGTCacaatgggaaactgaggcaggtggattacaACATGAAGGCCTGCCTGAGCGACTAAAATATTTATGGCCGAGACGTcagtcagtggtagagtgtttgtctagAATATACCAAGACCTGATTCAGCCTGGGTGTGGGGGAAGGTCACTCTTTCTGAAACAGCACCAACAGCAAACTTTACAtggggacacacagacagactcgtggggacacacagacagactcgtgggcacacaggtgtgcatacaaaggccagaggacaacttgtaggaattagttctctgcttccaccacaTGGGCTTGAAGACACGCAGCCAGTCTTTACCCGCGGAGTCTCACTTTCTCAGAAACTTACtttcaatatttaaaacattaatgcTCAGTTGGCGGTGGTGGCAaccacacccttaatcccagcactcgggaggaagatgcgggagatctctgagttcaaggccagtctcgtctacagagcaagttccaggacagccagggctcctcaGAGAAAccctcttgaaaaaaaataaataatgcttcATCAGGCAGTCCATTTTCATGATTCAAAAGAAAGATATTCACGGTCAAGTCTTAATCACTACACAGTCCCTCTACCCCCTggaagtaaacatttttttaattagtttttttttttaaccttctaaTGTTCCTTTCTGTAAATAAATCCCATACATGTTCTGACCCCTACCCCTACTTTCTTACATGAGAAGTATTCACTTCTGCGCACTGTCCTGTGCCTGGCCTCTGGTGTCCGTGTATCTCAGATTGTTCTGCATCAGGACGAGAGCAAACTCCTTGTTCTACGTCATGGCTGCAGAGctgcccttcccccctccccaaccacccccacacccctccttccaccaccccaccccacccctgtgccaGGAGAGGCGGTTTATTCCAGTCTTTTATTCCTGGGTGTTTCCATTCTTTGCTGTTTCCAAACTCCAGCACAGCGAGTGACTTGGGTATTAAAGATATTGACTCTTTATCAGAGTCCGTCTATACAATTAGAGTATTGGAGAAAGATTAGAGGAAGTTGCATTGCCtacatcccccccacccccccacccccccaccccgcccagcACCAAGAGGCTCCACTGCCCAGTAGCCCGGCTCCTCGGGAACAGGGTGTGCCAGCGACGGGTGTCTCTTTCCCTGTGACAGGTTATGTTTACAGAGGAGGATGTGAAGTTTTACCTGGCTGAGCTGGCACTGGGCCTGGACCACCTGCACAGCTTGGGCATCATTTACAGAGACCTCAAGCCTGAGAAGTGGCGAAgccccgggttggggatttagctcagtggtagagcgcttgcctaggaagcgcaaggccctgggttcggtccccagctccgaaaaaaaaaatttaaaaaaaaaaaaaaaaaaaaaaaagcccctgcCATACTCTTGCCCTTTCTCCCGGCTGCAGGGACTAACTGCCCCTGGGCCTTTTAGGACCGGCCACTCACTCAGTGTGTGGCACTCCCCGGGAACTTATCTCTCTTTGGGGCGGTCAGAGGGGTGGGTGGTTGCAGTGGTTGGCCAGCAGCAAATTCACCTTAGATAATTAGGAAGTGCCTGATAAGTGCGGCTATTACTAAAGGCCGCAGGGCAGCTGTgggccccacccacacccccttCCTTATACAGTGTGACATCGGACATGCTGCTGTTAAAAGATcgcttctattttctttctttttttcctttttttggggggagggggtggtgttcaagactgggtctctctgtgtagacctggctggcctcaaactcaccaagacccgcctgcctctgcctcccgagtgccgggCCTGAAGGCATGTATTACTATCGCCCACCTCTAAAGATCATTTCTTGATCCGTTCATCCTGGGGTTGGCCAATGAACTGCCTTCCCGTGCTGTCTTGAGAGCTGGGTTAGATCCTGTTGGTAGAGTTAGACACATGCTAAGTCAGGCGTTATGGTTCTCTGCTGTAGTACCAGCTGCTAAAGAGGCTGAGTGCaggagttcgaagccagcctgtaCCATGCAGTAGACCCTGTCCCTGAAGAAAAGACCCAGAGCCATTCAAACCTTGTGACTACAAGGAGTTACTTTCCTGAGCTCCATCCTTCTACTCTTCCATGGAGTAGAGCTGGGCCAAGCCCTCCTTCTGGGCAAgctccatctctctccatcccatGGTACCATTAGAACCTACACAGTGCCTGGGGCTAAGGATTTCTGACTCGCGTCTCTCTGTTACAGTATCCTTTTGGATGAGGAGGGCCACATCAAACTCACTGGTGAGTGAATGGCACCAGCTCCTTCGGGCTCCCGGGAAGGATGGATAGACTCCGTCTGATGGGTCTCAGCTGATGGCCACAGTGAACTCAGTTAGTTCACTGTGCTTCCTGCGAGAAGCAGCCAAAAGCACAGGCCCCCATTACTTATCTTTTGTGAATGGGGTTCTGCCTGCCTAGGCCTCTGTGCCTCCTGCATGCGTTGCCCACAAAGCTGGAGTCGCCTACAACTGTTAGCCatcctgtgggagctgggaatcgaacctgggttgTCGGGAAGAACGGCCAGTGATTTCACTGCCGGGCCGTCTCTCATAGCTCCCAATTACAGCCTTGGACAAATCCACGTGGGCTTCAGCTTTCTCCTGGCATCACAGAGGCGATGCCTGGCTCTGGGCAGAGGAGCTAAGAGTGGTAGCAGTGACTTGGCAGGGATCCTAACGACGACTTCTCTGCCCCCCATGCTGCAGACTTTGGCCTGAGCAAGGAGGCCATTGACCATGAAAAGAAGGCCTATTCCTTCTGCGGGACGGTGGAGTACATGGCCCCCGAGGTTGTCAACCGCCAGGGCCACACGCACAGTGCAGATTGGTGGTCCTATGGGGTGTTGATGGTGAGTGTCCAGGCTCtggactcagtttccccaagtCGAGAAAAGTCAGTTCACCCTCCCCTTGTCTCACAACTGCACGCCATTGCACTTCCTTTCCTTGGAAGAGTCGTGGGCTTCAGTCCATCTGACTGAAGTACCGCCCTTCCCCTAACTTGGGGACTCTCCTCCACTTCAGGCTTTAGTGTTGCTCCTGGAATCTAGGTTGGgatgggggcagaggcaggcacaggccCTGCTGCAGCTAGACTCTGAAGTCTAACAGGCCAGCAAGAATCCTGGAACCACAGCGGGGTAgcctgggaaggagggggaggggaatgcgGGAGACAGAGAACAAGACCGCACCTATATGGTTCCTTTTCTCTGCAGTTTGAGATGCTGACGGGCTCCCTGCCCTTCCAGGGGAAGGACCGGAAGGAGACCATGACCTTGATTTTGAAGTAAGCATCAATGCTACCCTGACCCTAGCAAGTTCTTCCTAATCCTACCCAAGCTTCAGGGCCAGAGAATTGCCTTTCCCTGCCAATAGACCCTTGCTGTCTACCTGGGCCAGTGGAAGGGTATCCTTAAAGTCTTCGGGAGGTGAATTAATGGCTGGCTTCTCTGGACTGAGCTGGGAAAGAGACCTGGAACAAAGGGAAGGGGTTCTGGGTCTCCCAGGGTGGGGCTCAGCCCTGATGAGACCTGTGGCTATTCCAGGGCAAAGCTAGGCATGCCCCAGTTTCTGAGCACGGAAGCCCAGAGCCTCCTGCGGGCCCTGTTCAAGAGGAATCCTGCCAACCGGCTTGGTAAGCAACCCCAGCTCGGGGAGGGGACATGGCAGTGGGGAGCAGGGTACAGCTGCAGCCTAGGCCACAGGGCCACATCTGGGGCTGAAAGGAGCTGTTGTCCTTTGTGTGCAGACAATGCTGCTGGCTACCCTGTTTTCTGGTTCCATGTATGGTGCTGGGAGGGTGACCTGTGTGGGGGGAAGGCAGGAACTGAGTCATCCATACCCTCTCAGGGACAAGGACAGAGGCCCCCACACAGCCTCTCTGCCAAGGTTGCTGGCTCAAGGGAAGGCATATGAGCTTAGGAGTGACACGAGTCTCTCAGTCCTGCCTGTGTCTATTCCCACTGCCTGGCACCCGGAAGTTACTGTAAATGTCTGTCGAGAGACCGAATACTGTTTACGAGCCTGCGCTAAGGCAGGTGACGCCCCCAGGGTTCCTTGTGTCCGTCAAGACAGTGATCCTGACCTGGCTCCCAGGGTTCTTTGAGTCAGAGAAGGACACGCCTCCTTTGCACTGGCGTACACAGTGCTCGCTGAGTTTTTCAGATGAGGGCTTTATCTGGATCACAACCAGCTAAGGTCCAGTCCGGGTCCCTGGGACGAATTGAATGAGTGTTTGTCTGGGGAATAAAACCAGTGGTAGAAGAAGAAGGGTGGAGAGAGGGCCTGTGGCAGGAGGAGTGGATGAAGGTCTTTATTAGATCTCAAAAGAAGTCCAGCTTCTGTCATGACTGATGCATGGACAAGCCGTCCGTCCTGCCTGGCTCCTCCTTTAATAAACCGGAAGAGGCTTCGTAATATAGAAAACACTGAGTGGGCTCCAGGCTTCAGGGTGATGGGTATTGACACAAGGCAGGGTGAGCCCAAGATGCCCCCTACTGTAGCAACTGGTCCAGAGCTTGGGGGACAGTCGGGGTGTCTGAGGCTGGACCTTCCTTTGGCTTCTTACAGGCTCAGGCCCTGATGGGGCTGAGGAAATTAAGAGACATATCTTCTACTCTACCATTGACTGGAATGTGAGTGAGTCTGTCCACTCCCTGGTTCTGTGATGGACAcaggaagggtgggggaggggccccTGCCAACCGTGGCCTCAGATGTAGGAGATAGAAGGTGAACAGCCCTTCGACTTCGTGCCCTTGAAGGTTGCTCTCTCTGGCTGTTATCTTCTGGGTAGAGTAGCTTCTACTCTTCCAGCCGGGGCTGCTAGCAGGCTGAGGGGGTCACCATGGTGATCAGAGCACACACCCCACCTTTGCAGAAGCTCTACCGCCGTGAGATCAAGCCACCTTTCAAGCCCGCTGTGGCCCAGCCCGATGACACCTTCTACTTTGATACCGAGTTCACGTCACGCACACCCAGGGGTATGTTCCTGACCTGGTTTGTCTGCCTCGGGCTGGGTAGCACATCTCTGGGGGGAACCCTGGGGTCCGGCGGTGACCAAGGACTCTGGAAGCCCAGATGTGTGGGTGGATAGGCAGTATCTGGCTCCGTGGGATTCAGGCTCCATTCTGACTTCATACTGCCCAGCTACCTCCCTGGggttctgtgggcttctttgtTTCTAGATGAGGGACTGAGGTGTGGGGGTGGCTTAGACCACAACAGGAACGACAGGACCCCTGCCCCAGGCACCCTTCAGCCCATTGGGATGACTAAACAcatcaggcctccacatgcatcAGACACGAGGAATTTGACCTGGCAAACCCCTGACAGAGTCTGGCAGAACGGAGGGGACAGTGCCCCCAGGTTGGATGTGTGCAGGAATAGACTTGGCTTGGTTGCTTGTGAGGAATTTTCAGGGAGTCACAGACCCACTTGTTCCCCTGTTGCTGCAGGACGTCCGTGAGGGTAGCTTCTAGGAGGGAGCTTGGGAATCCTGACGTCCAGCCAGATACTGCCAGTGGGTGGGGAGGTGTTTGTTGGTTCTGAGGTGTCTTCTGAGGGGGTCATTGTTCTCTCTGTAGCTTGCACACCGTTGATAACTGGAAGCTCAGCACTTGCGAGCTGTCTGTCTTCTCCTTATTTACCGGTTAAGTCTATACCAGATCCCTGCTCTGTGTCAGTCACAGTGAGCGTGGTAGTGTAGACGACAGGCCTAGGATTGTGAACAAGACATGTGGCTCCGGCTGTGGGTGAGAGTTTAGACATGTGGGTGAGAGGAGCAGCATCAGGCCGCCTTCTCAGGGGAAGGCATATGAGCTAAGCCTTGAATGACAGACAAGGGGTGGGTATTCTAGTCAGGGGAACGGCGTGTGTGGTGACGCTGAGGCAGTTTTGAATATGTGGAGTTCATCGGGACTGAGTCAccaaaggggagaaaagaggcTGAGGCCGCGTGGATCTAACTTGCcagacatgggggtggggtgagcatTCCCCTGATGAGTATAGAGCACAGGTAGCCCAGACTGTCCCTCCAGCTGTGCTGACAGTAGATGAAGAGGGAGATGGACCTGAGGTGGGGAGGCTGGAAAGAGGCAGGGCCTGGCCTGAGCTGGAGGCTGGGTGTGGGGCTCAGACAGTCCTCAGGTGACAGGACTGAAACAGTcggtcaaagcacacatttgtttgtttatattgtgtttGTTAATCGATTGTTTGgagtctttgagacaggatttctttctgTGGCTTAGGCTGGCTTAGAAGTCACTGTGTTCCCCAGACTGGCCTTTGTCTGGAGCACAGTCCTCCTGAGTCTCCCTGGTGAGGGCTGAGGTGGCAGGCGCGTGTGTCATCCATAGCTGCGTATTCATTTAGTGTGTGGATGAGAAATGAAGTCGAAGGAGACCGTGGCTGCTCCTAAAGCACAGAGGGGGTTTTTATTGCAGACGTAGGctacagaggagaaggcaggcaAAGGGAAGAGtccagactgaacatggccagcagaggggcatgaggggaaagggaaggagagcaagagaggcGCTGGCGACCAAGAGGGGTGGCCTGGGCCAAGAGAGACCAAGAGACCAGAGCAGCCAAAATGGCTGAGTTCCATAGGATTGGACTGAgcgcatcggatcccattacagatggttgtgagccaccatgtggttgctgggaattgaactcaggacctctggaagagcagtcagtgattttaacgtggagccatctctccagcccttgtcccAGGTTTCTTCGAGACCTAACAGTGaatgtgtttgtatttctttgtggTGTTGGAAATCAGGCCTACATTGTACATTGTAGGAGTGTGCTTTACCCCTAAGCTATACATGttaacagagaggcagaggcctgGGATAGATAAGCCTTAAACACTCCCTCCATAGCTGCCTGCTGAGGCAGGCCAGGATCCCGGCAGTCTTTCCTTCCTGAACTGCAGGGCATCAAGGGTACCCCCTCACCCCACGTCCTCTCCTTGACAGATTCGCCGGGCATCCCCCCCAGTGCTGGTGCCCATCAGCTCTTCCGTGGCTTCAGCTTCGTGGCCACCGGTCTGATGGAGGATGACAGCAAGCCTCGGGCCACCCAGGCTCCGCTGCACTCGGTGGTACAGGTGAGGGACGTGGGCCCTGCTGCTCAGTTACCACAGAATAGCTGAGAACACAGGCTCCAGAGCTGGCCCGTCAAACCTCTCTGGGACCCAGAGGACCTCCAATCTCCTGGACCCTCACTGTCCTCGTGTGTAAACCCACGAGTGAAGCACCGTCCCTGACACCTGTCTCCGAGTGGCCCTGACTATTAGCTAAAAACATAGCTAGAAAGTTCTTAACACCAGAGGTCACGGCCTGGGTTTAGCTTACAAGTTGACCAGACTCTAGAGGAGTCACCAgctcctgtgcctcagtttcctcattccTATGCAGAGGCTGATGTGTGAGGTGAACGTGCCCATTGCAGAGTaaaatggaggcccagagagggccTTGTGACTCTCTCTTTTTGCACTGCCACCCCTGCCGAGCCAAGGCCTGGTGTTCGGACGACCCCTGCACCGTAGCACCCTGGTCAGGCTGACTCGTGTCTTCCACAGCAACTCCACGGGAAGAACTTGGTTTTCAGCGATGGCTACATAGTAAAGGAGACGATCGGCGTGGGCTCCTACTCTGTGTGTAAGCGCTGTGTCCACAAGGCCACCAACATGGAGTATGCAGTCAAAGTGAGCCTCTGAACCCTATCTTGGCTAAGGCTGCTGGGTTGGGGTGAAGCCAGTGTACCTATAGCACTCTGAGGGTCTGTGGATAATTCACGCGAATGGCTGGCTGATTCTCCCTGGCCCTCTAGTGTGGGCTCCATAACAAACATAACAAAGAGACTCAGACTCGGACCATGGGTCTTTGCCCCTGACGTTGCCACGGGCTCCTGTTCTCTCCAGGTCATCGACAAGAGCAAAAGAGATCCCTCCGAAGAGATCGAGATTCTTCTGCGGTATGGACAGCACCCCAACATCATCACCCTGAAAGATGTGAGTGGGGCGGGATCATCGAAGCCAGGTAGGGGCTGGGAGTCCCAACTGTAGGATTTGACTGAGGGAacccatgtgtttttgtttttgttttttaaagatttatttattcattttatgtatttgaatacacTGCTGCTCTctccagacacatcagaagagggcataggatcccattacagatggtcgtgagccaccatgt
This window harbors:
- the Rps6ka1 gene encoding ribosomal protein S6 kinase alpha-1 isoform X3, with amino-acid sequence MQTPADFPKVERDPGFCPRKDEGILKEIAITHHVKAGSEKADPSHFELLKVLGQGSFGKVFLVRKVTRPDNGHLYAMKVLKKATLKVRDRVRTKMERDILADVNHPFVVKLHYAFQTEGKLYLILDFLRGGDLFTRLSKEVMFTEEDVKFYLAELALGLDHLHSLGIIYRDLKPENILLDEEGHIKLTDFGLSKEAIDHEKKAYSFCGTVEYMAPEVVNRQGHTHSADWWSYGVLMFEMLTGSLPFQGKDRKETMTLILKAKLGMPQFLSTEAQSLLRALFKRNPANRLGSGPDGAEEIKRHIFYSTIDWNKLYRREIKPPFKPAVAQPDDTFYFDTEFTSRTPRDSPGIPPSAGAHQLFRGFSFVATGLMEDDSKPRATQAPLHSVVQQLHGKNLVFSDGYIVKETIGVGSYSVCKRCVHKATNMEYAVKVIDKSKRDPSEEIEILLRYGQHPNIITLKDVYDDSKHVYLVTELMRGGELLDKILRQKFFSEREASFVLYTISKTVEYLHSQGVVHRDLKPSNILYVDESGNPECLRICDFGFAKQLRAENGLLMTPCYTANFVAPEVLKRQGYDEGCDIWSLGVLLYTMLAGYTPFANGPSDTPEEILTRISSGKFTLNGGNWNTVSETAKDLVSKMLHVDPHQRLTAKQVLQHPWITQKDKLPQSQLSHQDLQLVKGAMAATYSALSSSKPTPQLKPIESSILAQRRVRKLPSTTL
- the Rps6ka1 gene encoding ribosomal protein S6 kinase alpha-1 isoform X1, which encodes MPLAQLKEPWPLMELVPLDPENGQASGEEAGLQPSKDEGILKEIAITHHVKAGSEKADPSHFELLKVLGQGSFGKVFLVRKVTRPDNGHLYAMKVLKKATLKVRDRVRTKMERDILADVNHPFVVKLHYAFQTEGKLYLILDFLRGGDLFTRLSKEVMFTEEDVKFYLAELALGLDHLHSLGIIYRDLKPENILLDEEGHIKLTDFGLSKEAIDHEKKAYSFCGTVEYMAPEVVNRQGHTHSADWWSYGVLMFEMLTGSLPFQGKDRKETMTLILKAKLGMPQFLSTEAQSLLRALFKRNPANRLGSGPDGAEEIKRHIFYSTIDWNKLYRREIKPPFKPAVAQPDDTFYFDTEFTSRTPRDSPGIPPSAGAHQLFRGFSFVATGLMEDDSKPRATQAPLHSVVQQLHGKNLVFSDGYIVKETIGVGSYSVCKRCVHKATNMEYAVKVIDKSKRDPSEEIEILLRYGQHPNIITLKDVYDDSKHVYLVTELMRGGELLDKILRQKFFSEREASFVLYTISKTVEYLHSQGVVHRDLKPSNILYVDESGNPECLRICDFGFAKQLRAENGLLMTPCYTANFVAPEVLKRQGYDEGCDIWSLGVLLYTMLAGYTPFANGPSDTPEEILTRISSGKFTLNGGNWNTVSETAKDLVSKMLHVDPHQRLTAKQVLQHPWITQKDKLPQSQLSHQDLQLVKGAMAATYSALSSSKPTPQLKPIESSILAQRRVRKLPSTTL